A window of Acidimicrobiia bacterium contains these coding sequences:
- a CDS encoding PAC2 family protein → MYEGRLDEPLRAPALLVAFDGWVSAGAAGTTTLDHIAGDAEPAILFDSDRLYDYRVNRPILDFVDGIMRHLVWPGAAIRIVRTDERDLLLLSGAEPNWGWKAFSEAVAEIAVEAGVVQHVSLGGIPWAAPHTRPTVVVTTASRPDLVSHGPNFPEGLLRVPASAVSVVERAVSERGIPTVAFWARVPHYVAGIYYPAVVDLVERVTRHLGVGVALGPLVDAAAEQRRQLDTAVSEQPTVATMIEQLEEMFDASDSAPSGEELAAEIERYLRERSGDD, encoded by the coding sequence ATGTACGAGGGCCGTCTCGACGAACCGCTGCGCGCTCCCGCCCTGCTGGTCGCCTTCGACGGCTGGGTGAGTGCCGGTGCCGCCGGTACCACCACACTCGACCACATCGCCGGCGACGCCGAACCGGCGATCCTGTTCGACTCCGATCGGCTGTACGACTACCGGGTCAACCGCCCCATCCTCGACTTCGTCGACGGGATCATGCGGCATCTCGTCTGGCCCGGAGCGGCAATTCGGATCGTCCGCACCGACGAGCGCGACCTCCTGCTGCTGTCGGGCGCCGAGCCGAACTGGGGATGGAAGGCGTTCTCTGAAGCCGTCGCCGAGATCGCCGTCGAGGCGGGTGTGGTTCAGCACGTGAGCCTGGGGGGTATCCCGTGGGCGGCCCCTCACACCCGCCCCACCGTCGTGGTCACCACCGCCTCTCGTCCCGACCTGGTCTCGCATGGCCCCAATTTCCCCGAGGGGCTGCTCCGGGTGCCGGCCTCGGCGGTGTCGGTGGTGGAGCGAGCCGTGTCCGAGCGCGGCATTCCGACGGTGGCCTTCTGGGCGCGGGTCCCCCACTACGTCGCCGGCATCTACTACCCGGCCGTGGTCGACCTGGTCGAACGCGTGACTCGCCACCTCGGCGTCGGCGTGGCCCTGGGGCCTCTGGTCGACGCTGCCGCCGAGCAGCGACGACAGCTGGATACCGCGGTGAGTGAGCAGCCGACCGTGGCGACGATGATCGAACAGCTGGAGGAGATGTTCGACGCCTCGGACTCGGCGCCGTCCGGTGAGGAGCTGGCCGCAGAGATCGAGCGTTACCTGCGGGAACGCTCCGGGGACGACTGA
- a CDS encoding CapA family protein has product MTGARRAVTIVLAAMLLPPSPAGAGGDEPRSFTIVASGDVLVSRRLEERARLPHGGHDFTPMFSSIEPWISGADLAICHFEGTIARHRGEVQHYPHVLSPPEIVTAIAGAGYDTCSVAGNHTLDRGWEGVTTTLDAFAAAGLGHAGVGRTFTERLPDLHDVGPAVVGHLAYTYGVNVTAPDRPGHAVNVIDPNAILADAAAARSRGADFVVVSLHWGDEYTTGPSEAQRSLARTLLASDDVDLILGHHAHAVQPIEVVHGKFVVYGMGNHLSSLNSFVDPPFVGAQHGLLVQVVVTEQPSGGFAAGRIDVVPTWVRDGDFRILAVQQALALDLAPEYLLAASLADTVRRVWALDPEGVTLAPAPWPAVSCAGRWATIVGTDGNDLLVGTPGSDVIAGRGGDDTIDGNGGDDVICGGAGDDLLRAGRGRSRLFGGDGDDTLIAGSFRDHLVGGDGADLCLGPAALTEC; this is encoded by the coding sequence GTGACCGGCGCCCGCCGCGCCGTCACCATCGTGCTGGCGGCGATGCTCCTGCCGCCATCCCCCGCCGGCGCGGGCGGGGACGAACCCCGTTCGTTCACCATCGTCGCTTCCGGCGACGTCCTGGTAAGCCGACGGCTCGAGGAGCGCGCCCGCCTCCCCCACGGCGGTCACGACTTCACTCCGATGTTCTCGTCCATCGAACCGTGGATCTCTGGTGCCGACCTCGCCATCTGTCACTTCGAGGGGACTATCGCCCGCCACCGCGGAGAGGTGCAGCACTACCCCCACGTCCTCTCGCCCCCCGAGATCGTCACCGCCATCGCCGGCGCCGGCTACGACACCTGCTCGGTGGCCGGCAACCACACCCTCGACCGCGGGTGGGAGGGGGTCACCACCACCCTCGATGCCTTCGCCGCCGCCGGGCTGGGTCACGCCGGCGTCGGTCGGACCTTCACGGAGCGCCTGCCCGACCTCCACGATGTCGGGCCAGCGGTCGTGGGCCACCTCGCCTACACCTACGGCGTCAACGTCACCGCGCCGGACCGCCCGGGTCATGCAGTCAATGTGATCGACCCCAACGCGATCCTCGCCGACGCCGCCGCGGCGCGCTCCCGCGGTGCCGACTTCGTGGTGGTGTCGCTGCATTGGGGCGACGAGTACACGACCGGCCCGAGCGAGGCGCAGCGGAGCCTCGCCCGAACGCTGCTCGCCTCCGACGACGTCGACCTGATCCTCGGCCATCACGCCCATGCGGTGCAGCCGATCGAAGTGGTGCACGGCAAGTTCGTCGTTTACGGGATGGGCAACCACCTGTCCAGCCTCAACTCGTTCGTCGATCCGCCGTTCGTCGGTGCCCAGCACGGGCTCCTGGTGCAAGTGGTGGTCACCGAACAGCCGTCAGGAGGCTTCGCCGCCGGGCGGATCGACGTCGTCCCCACCTGGGTGCGAGACGGCGACTTCCGTATCCTTGCGGTGCAGCAGGCACTCGCTCTCGACCTGGCCCCCGAATACTTGCTCGCCGCGTCGCTCGCCGACACGGTGCGCCGCGTCTGGGCCCTCGACCCGGAGGGTGTGACGCTGGCCCCGGCCCCATGGCCGGCCGTCTCCTGCGCCGGACGGTGGGCCACGATCGTCGGCACCGACGGCAACGACCTCCTCGTCGGCACGCCCGGCTCCGACGTGATCGCCGGACGGGGAGGGGACGACACGATCGACGGGAACGGTGGCGACGACGTGATCTGCGGTGGTGCTGGCGACGACCTCCTCCGTGCCGGGCGGGGACGATCCCGCCTCTTCGGTGGCGACGGCGACGACACGCTCATCGCCGGCTCGTTTCGCGACCACCTCGTCGGCGGCGACGGCGCCGACCTCTGCCTGGGTCCGGCGGCGCTCACCGAGTGCTGA